The window TGATCCTTCAACAGGTTCAGGATGAGCGCCTAAAAAAATGCATATATACCAAATAATTAAAAAAAATATTTACATAAAAAAAGTAGAGTACATAGGTTTAAGGAGTTTTTTCGATGAAATTAATAGCTCGACGCCTTGCAAGTTCTGAATTAATGATCTGGTTATTGTTGTGTGTCATTGGTATCTATTTCCTGTATCCACTTCGTAAATCATTGCGTTTCGGCATAGATTTGGTTGGCGGTACCTATTTAACACTCGAAGTACAAACCGATAAAGCTATTGAAGCAGAACTACTCAGTAAACTTCAAAGTATTGATTCAAAATTAAAACGTGAACGTTCACTATCTCTCATTTCTAAAACAATTGCTAACGAAAAAATTACCCTTACTTTCGAAAATCAAAATCAAGCACAAGAAGCCTCTCGTATTTTAAAAACTGATCAACGAGATTTAGTCCAATCAGTTGATAAAAACACCATTACACTACACTTCTCTGAGCAAGCGGAAAAACGTATTAAAACTGATGCTGTTTCACGTAATATTGCTGTGTTACATACACGTCTTGATAAATTCAGCGTTGCTGAAATTCTTATAGTACCGCAAGGTGAAAAAAATATTATTGTTGAACTTCCCGATGTTGCTGATCCTCAAGAAGCAAAAGAAATGATTGGTCGCGCAGCTCTTCTTGAGTTCAAGATTGTTGAAAAAATCGGTTCAAATGAAAGAGAACTGTTGCTTGAGTATGATGGTGATCTTCCTGATGATTTACAAATTCTACCAGGTGAACGCGAAAACGGACGCTCTCTTTATTACGTAGTACAAAGATATGCAAAAGTAACTGGTAACATGCTTGCCGACGCTAAGCCCGCAATTGGTGGAAGAACTGGCGGTGAAGCTGTAGTACAATTTTCATTTAATGATGAAGGCGCTGATAAATTTTATGAACTTACGAGCAAAAATATTGGCCGCCAACTTGCGATAGTACTTGATAATGAAGTAATTTCTGCGCCAAAAGTAGAATCTGCGATCCGCGGTACTGGCAGCATTACCGGAACATTTTCTGGTGCTGAAGCAAAAAAATTGGCATATCTACTTAAATCAGGATCTTTTGCTGCTCCAGTAACCTTTGAAGAAGAACGACAAATTGGACCTTCACTCGGTGCTGCATCAATCAAAAGTGGTTTGATGTCTTGCTTGGGTGGCTTTTTAATTGTCCTTATATTCAGCTTATATTATTACAGATTCTGTGGTTTTCTCGCATCTTTAGCACTACTGTATAATTTGATTTTTATACTTGTTGGTCTTGCGTGGCTACGTGCAACTTTAACATTACCTGGTATTGCCGGAATGACGCTTACCATTGGTATGGCTATCGATGCTGCAATCCTTATTTTTGAACGTATTAAAGAAGAATTGGCAAAAGGAAGCGGTCTTAAAAACGCTGTTGATAATGGATTTTCTGGTGCAATGGCAGTAATCTTGGATGGTAATATTACTACGTTCATCAGTGGTATGGTTTTATACAACTTAGGATCTGGCCCAATACAAGGTTTTGCAGTAACTCTGATGTTAGGAATTATTGCTACATTAATCGCAACGCTCTTTTTCTTAAGGTCATTCTTTAAGTTTATTTTGAACAACTTTAGTATTCAAAAGCTTTCTATTTAGTGCTATACTAAGGCAATATTTGATAAATCTGGTAAATTTAGTGGCGGCGTAGCTCAGTTGGTTAGAGCGGCGGAATCATAATCCGT is drawn from Candidatus Babeliales bacterium and contains these coding sequences:
- the secD gene encoding protein translocase subunit SecD, which produces MKLIARRLASSELMIWLLLCVIGIYFLYPLRKSLRFGIDLVGGTYLTLEVQTDKAIEAELLSKLQSIDSKLKRERSLSLISKTIANEKITLTFENQNQAQEASRILKTDQRDLVQSVDKNTITLHFSEQAEKRIKTDAVSRNIAVLHTRLDKFSVAEILIVPQGEKNIIVELPDVADPQEAKEMIGRAALLEFKIVEKIGSNERELLLEYDGDLPDDLQILPGERENGRSLYYVVQRYAKVTGNMLADAKPAIGGRTGGEAVVQFSFNDEGADKFYELTSKNIGRQLAIVLDNEVISAPKVESAIRGTGSITGTFSGAEAKKLAYLLKSGSFAAPVTFEEERQIGPSLGAASIKSGLMSCLGGFLIVLIFSLYYYRFCGFLASLALLYNLIFILVGLAWLRATLTLPGIAGMTLTIGMAIDAAILIFERIKEELAKGSGLKNAVDNGFSGAMAVILDGNITTFISGMVLYNLGSGPIQGFAVTLMLGIIATLIATLFFLRSFFKFILNNFSIQKLSI